Part of the Sebastes umbrosus isolate fSebUmb1 chromosome 3, fSebUmb1.pri, whole genome shotgun sequence genome is shown below.
acatttctctctgaaataTAAAACCTTTAACTGTATTATACAGAACTAAATCAGTGATCTGATCCAAAGAAAAGGGCTAGTTAAATGCACCACGGTCCACAAAGGGAAAGGCCAGGAAATCCCCCACCTTGTTGCCTTTGGCGTCGTAGTGCAGCATCCGGAAGCACTTGTCGCAGAAGAGACACGGGTCGCTCGGAGCAAACTGGTCGTTGGTAGTAAACCATCTGGAAGGAGTGAGGATGTTAAACTTGTATTCACAGTTTGAGAATACACAAAGCTGTGTATGCATCACTGGTCTTTACGCACCTTCCAATGAAGACATGGCAGACGGCACACTTCTGGGTGGCGACcctgtgcttgtgtgtgaggAGTGGATACAGCTTCTTGTCCAGGCAGTCGTTCTTATGGGTCAGTCTGTAAAGAGGACcaggcacattttttttttaagagtgaGTGATGAGGACACAGATTTGTCTCACATGTGTGATATTAAGAACTGCTTTCATGCATACAGTAAATCGGCTCAGACATTTACTCATCGATTAGTGCTATAAAGTCTTGTGAGAGCAGTCAGATCCTGTCTGACAACCAAATGCTTTATTTCTAAAGGTTGTGCTGATAATACAGAGATTCAGAAAGCATCATGTTGCAGGCTATGTGGCATTAATCAAACCACTATATATAATTGCTGTGGTGGTATAGTTTATTTAGGTAGAGGAGGGTATGATCAGGGGTTTGATCATGACATTTTCCATACAGCATGTGCTTCCAACTCAAAACAAGCACATAATTCATGGATAAAAGGACCTTGGATAGCTGCATCGGTATTTTATGATGTGGCAAGTCTGTACTtcacagacagagctttatgaAGTTCATGAATGAACCTTGTACTTGTACAAGTATGTGTCTAGCTGTATCTCATATTGGCAGTACAGCAAGTAAAGAAAAGAACTGACATTGTTGTGATGAGCAAGCTGCACAAATAAATGTAGGTAAACAGGTATGCGTTAGGTTTGATTAatgaactagaattaccacctcgcggttgtatgccttcGCCAactagtcaagttgcagtttacatcgaCGTCTGTCCAAAATTTCACCACTTCATTTTATTCTgatagacatttgtgtgaaattgtcattatTAGGATATGATCTCTTGAGTTATGGCTACAAAGATAAACGTTTgggccaaatttgaagaaattcgctaaaggcgttcctgagatgtcgctttcacaagaatgggataGACGTAAGGTTatagtgaccttgacctttgaccaccaaaatctaatcagttgatctttgagtccaagtggaagtttgtgccaaatttcagAAGTTTGAGGAAAGTTTAACAGCtcgtgttgttgttattgttgttgtggtcCCCCTCCAACCCCCGTTTTAATGCACAGGCTTACCGGGGCTCAAGCCCAATTTCTGTAACGTAAAGCCTGTAGTGAATCACTTCCTGTCAAAGCTTCAAGTATCAAAGCCCCAAAAagtggtattcgggacagccctactctGTACCAAATTCTGTGCAAATTAATCTTATTggatatttcactggataagtgAACAATTTGAGCTGCTGGGGGCACTGGAGTAAAAGACACAGGATGACCAAAGCCAGTAGGATGAATCCTCGGGGGACCATGAAattaatgtctgtacaaaatttcaaggcaatccatcaaacagttgttgagacatttaagTATGAACAAAAGAGCCATACCGCTAGTGTGGCTATATCAAAATAATATAAGatactaaaaaaacaataatgtatatttgaatataaaaacatgattaaagcagaacataaaatacaaatcataaaacaatataagTTAGGGTAGTAGAGTAAAGTCTTATGTCATTTTGGTAAATAGCCGCACATGAGATATGATAGTTATTTCTGCTATGGGACAGTAGAATTCATATTTATTACAGTATTTAGTAAGAGGTTGGGCGGGTCTTGCAAAGAAGCCGGATCATCGAATTGAACAGCTGTTGAACAAGAATGAGGAAAAAACCACACGGCACTGACCTGACGTCTGTGATGATGACGAGATGTTCGCAGTCTCCCTGATGACAGTAGAGGTACGGGAAGcccactttcactttcagatccATGAACTGTGTGTCCTCCATCTTGGCCTGGCTGTAGGACGGGAAGTTACGAGACTTTGCCCATTCAATGGTAGTCCTGCATCATAAACACACATCgaagacatactgtatctgttcaTTTTAAAGTTACATGTGACACGAAACTTCCAGTTTCTCATAGCTCGATACCTAGGCTGTGGAAGTTCAATGTTCTGCTCCAAATATGTCTAACCGCTGTCTCTGCTCTGCTTAAAAGCATGATTCATTATTTCAGTAAATTGGGCTGTAACTCCAGTAGGCAAAGACATTCACGCTGCCATCAGCAGCTGATTGCATAAGCTGCAGTGTTCACAATAGAGCTTAGATTTAGATTTAGGTTGAACTTTTGTCCATTGAGCTCATGGCCTGCCCTCCAGTATGAGCCTGTAGATATTGTATTATTGCACACTGGCTGTTAACAGACACCTGGTAAGACATTGTGATGAGGGTTCATAGGTCCTAGACTCATTATGTggaaaagtttaaaaagaaaGCGACGTTCTTCTTGCACATTCAGGGTGTAAACTTCAAATCAACACAAATATGATTATGCCATTACAAATTGTGGTTATAATGTAGGCAAATGTTCTACATAAAACCACCAGAATATAATGCTCAGTTCCCTCAGAATAATCATTTATTTGACTAAGAAACTTGATTAAATGATTTGCTTTAAACTTTGGAGAGCGTTTGGAGAGAGCCACGCCAGCTGCTTCCACCTGCTTCccatctttatgctaagctaagataatcACCTCCTGGCAGTAGCTCGTGAAAGAAAGTCAATAAGTCAGGGTCTACGTTAGCCGGTATCACGTGTCGTTGTCCGGCAGATTAAATGATCAACAGCCAAAATGTTCATTGGGAAATAtgccaaataaattaataaattaatagcATATTAAATAGCCTAATATTATAAGATATGTTGCCAAGAcaacttaaatataaaatgatattaTGCAAAAGTTTATATGCCTCTGCTGTGATTCTAATCCAATATACTATTTGTAAAATTCAGCGAATGTCTCATCACCATCCGCTGGCTGTTCGTTCTGCGTGTGCTCTGGTCTTCATACACAGCCAGCTGACTgtgcaaatgcaaaataaacaaagtgGCTCAAACCAAGCcactataatgatgatataaataattatttatataatataatataatataagatcTATGTttcttcaatacattttgacttttggattgAGATAATTAGAGACAAGGAGCGTGGCACCGCGCTCGCTttgagtgtgtgcgtgcttgagagagagacagaaaggggaAGAGACGGTGGACTGCATGCACTGTTTCGGTaaggtattaataataatttgaatgtcaatgaATGAAGCTTCATACTATTCGGTACGTACAGCCCTACGAGCCACAGAACACTATTTTGAATTTGACAAACGAAGATATTGGACCGACcaatctattattttattttatagacGGTTTCTTcatttaacttattttcaaGTTATGTCAAATGTAGGCTGTTATATGGCTTTTTAAAACACATGTGTCCGGTTGTTGTTCCATTGGCCGGATTTCTGGAATATTAACGGCCATATTGgccgtcaataaaaaaaagtctagcaTAAACCCTGGAATAAGTGAAAGTCTCAaaaagttgaactattcctttaaaggagcagtgtgtaggatttagtagcatctagcagtgaggttgtaAATTGTAACCAACTTAATACTGCTTCGCTAAagaccctctctagagccagtgattggtttgtctgttctgtgcttctggtaatagatccccctaaatcctacacactggacctttataTGGCAAAGAGGAATTTCAGCAGCTATATACAGGGAGAGGAGTTTGGCTTAACCAATCATTCAAGTTATCAGGAGGTAAAACTTACATGCTGATGTCCTGACACTCAGGGTATCGCATGTCGTTATAGAAAACTCCTTCAAAGTAAAAGAAAGCCGACTTGTAATGATCctgaaacagaaaacatgaaaatattacCACCAGGTTTGGTCTTGTGTGCAAATATTGACAGAATTACTAccatacaatacatacatttgataTAAAATTCTTAAATTGAGCGttacataattattattatgttcaCCTCTTGCTTGCAATTTCAAATGAACTGTACGTATGCTCACTTTGCTGATGAATTCTGGAGCCATGTCCGGCGTGTTGCTGAACTCTCCGCACACTTGCAAGTCGCTGACACAGCAGATGGCGTCCCTGAGCTCTGCCAAGCTGTGGGAGCCCGTCATCAGCACACTTATGTGGGGTCTGACGTAGCAAAACTGAGGGGGTAAAGGTGGAAGGGAAATGTCAGTACCATGGAGAACAACATACGGTCATATATATGGAGGGTTTCTGGCACCCTGAGAGAGTTGAAAGCTCACTTTCTCAAAAGTAGCCGGGTAGTAGACGTTGATGGTTAGAATGAGTTCTCCTTCAGGGACCAAGTCAGCTACTGACTCTGGTTTCCTACCGATAGTCAAACGCCCCTGGAAATCACACAgagattatattatattaagatACAAGAGAGGTTGCACATGTCGGGCACCTCCTCTGTCAAACAGAACAATATCTCTTGTATGTTCTAATGGACCCACCAGTTCATCAGCGTAGAGGTCGTGTCTATTCTTGCTGACTTTTAGAGTCGCTCTGTGATCCTGtctcctttttctttgtctgttaaaaacaaatcacagcgcatttcatttgtttacatgctgttgGTTTATCCGAGACACAATATAAATCGTAACAGTCGAGGAGGAGTCATACACTAGCGTCTTCAGCGTTGCATCTGGAGGAACAACGTCTGTATCAGGCTGCTCATCCTCAGGATGGCAACGAAGGGAATCGAGACTTGAAaggaaaatatgaaaacaatgtaaTGTTATTAGTTTGCAAACATGGTCAATTATGGCGAGAAAACATTTAACTGACTAACAAAATACTATTTCCTTTGTTACAGTATACTGTAGCACAGTAAGCAGTGTGCAAAACCAGCTTTACATCACAAGTCCTGTGCAAAAAACACTGCAATACCAAAACATAGTCAACACACAACCacctctgtgttttattttcatgtccACTTGCATTTGCATAAAAGCTATATGtttggaaagtacatttactcaagtactgtaattTTCAGATACTTGTagtttacttgagtatttccatttgctgctactttatacttctactccactacaatttagagggaaatattgtactgttttactccactacatttagtaaaaatataatcaataaataaattatgatatattatggAAAAGATTGTATTGATCCCTTAGTGAAATTCATGAACTAACCAGCAGTACCTGACCATTGTTCTCACACCTAACACCcctgtaagataagataagataagataagataagataagataagataagataagataagataagatattcctttattagtcctgcagtggggacatttgcagtgtacagcagcaaaggggatagtgcaaaagaCACctgcattttgcatttttgtgtatgtatttgtgtttgtttatttatttatttatttgtttctctaTTTTAACTTGTTTTAAGCCTCCTGTGGGCAGGTAGACAATTAAATGTAGGTACAATTCTAATGCTACTATGATGTCCAtatcaaataaactaaactaaactaaggccattctgcacaatgagtaattttacttttgtactttacGTGTAAAAGAGTATTTCAACACTGTGTTGGGCTGTGTGCTGCTGAATTTGAGTAGCgttacttcttccaccacaaaTACTTGGCCAATTAAGTAGTAGTAGTGCTTTAGTGCAGTTTGGTGATGTTTTATACACATTACTACATGCAGAAAGACAGAAGAATGAAGACGCCACTAGAGGAAACGTTTTCATGAGACAATGTTCATGTTTGCAGTGTGAAACCTGGTGATAATGATCGCTAACCGGTTATGTAACGTCGGTGCGTTGGAGTAACGTTGGAGTAACGTTACCTGCAGATGGACTTGACGTCAGTCAGCGTCTCACTGCTGATCCCCATCTCTCTGGAGAAGTCAGCATCAAACgtgtcctcgtcctcctcctggtAGGAGTACTCACTGGGCTTCAGTCTGTTCAGCCACTCGTCTCTGAAGGAGCCGATGTGAAAGACTTTGGTGTTAACATCAG
Proteins encoded:
- the snapc3 gene encoding snRNA-activating protein complex subunit 3 encodes the protein MASPAAAAAAEPNTNIPDYEYTDVNTKVFHIGSFRDEWLNRLKPSEYSYQEEDEDTFDADFSREMGISSETLTDVKSICSLDSLRCHPEDEQPDTDVVPPDATLKTLVQRKRRQDHRATLKVSKNRHDLYADELGRLTIGRKPESVADLVPEGELILTINVYYPATFEKFCYVRPHISVLMTGSHSLAELRDAICCVSDLQVCGEFSNTPDMAPEFISKDHYKSAFFYFEGVFYNDMRYPECQDISMTTIEWAKSRNFPSYSQAKMEDTQFMDLKVKVGFPYLYCHQGDCEHLVIITDVRLTHKNDCLDKKLYPLLTHKHRVATQKCAVCHVFIGRWFTTNDQFAPSDPCLFCDKCFRMLHYDAKGNKVGDFLAFPFVDRGAFN